The Daucus carota subsp. sativus chromosome 9, DH1 v3.0, whole genome shotgun sequence genome window below encodes:
- the LOC108200955 gene encoding pentatricopeptide repeat-containing protein At1g63330-like isoform X2, which yields MAAKRGALLTMTCFSLRPLSVSPCSLSSSLFRSHFLLFSTKPHPNSQFKAPFIPSPSTTHPKLKQLLYHKSKVGFDKLEDALLLFDKMLRLKSRLSVVHFTQLLTALVRMEKYSVAFSLLAGIIKSGWVPDVFTYNTLIKGLLSQDKPLEAGDLFKKLITFQEIQPNVVMYNTIIDGLCKTSNTSMALKLLRKMEEIGCNPDAVTYNSIIDSLCKERRVDQALVLVSEMTGKGIPPNVITYNTLLQGLCSSGRWEDTECLLTEMGVRKISSDLHTYNILVDAYCKEGRTTYAEDVIEIMIQKGVPPDSITYNALMDGYCLTGKMDRALEVLNYMRSNEIWPDCYSYTILINGYCKRQELDKAISLLRQMSAEGLKPVVETYNTLMHGLFQMGRHNEVDNLFHEMLKEGNKPNIVTCRILLDGLCKNRYMDEAISFFRVNECKGIVHDIQIHNILIDGLCKNRKLDEARNIFDKLASSGLQPNVMTHNIMIRGLCQEGLFEEAKELLSKMETSICLPDDVTYNKIIRGSLLNKRYEEAAARKFSEDASTTSMVLDLLSKEQDPSVLAFCKWFLQ from the exons ATGGCGGCCAAGAGAGGAGCTCTTCTCACAATGACTTGTTTCAGCTTAAGGCCTCTCAGTGTAAGCCCCTGTTCTCTCTCATCCTCTCTTTTTCGTtctcattttcttcttttctctaCTAAACCTCACCCTAATTCACAATTTAAAGCCCCCTTTATTCCTTCTCCATCCACCACTCATCCCAAACTTAAACAATTACTCTATCATAAATCTAAAGTTGGTTTTGATAAACTCGAAGATGCTCTTCTTCTGTTCGATAAAATGCTCCGTCTGAAATCTAGGCTTTCTGTTGTGCATTTCACACAACTGTTAACCGCCCTCGTTCGAATGGAAAAGTACTCTGT TGCCTTTTCGTTGCTTGCTGGAATCATCAAGAGTGGTTGGGTACCCGATGTCTTTACCTACAACACTCTCATCAAGGGCCTTCTATCTCAAGACAAGCCTTTGGAGGCTGGGGATTTGTTTAAGAAGCTTATCACATTTCAAGAAATTCAGCCCAATGTAGTTATGTATAACACCATCATTGATGGTCTCTGCAAAACTTCAAATACCTCCATGGCTCTCAAGTTATTAAGAAAGATGGAGGAGATAGGTTGTAACCCCGATGCGGTAACTTATAACTCCATTATTGATTCTTTGTGCAAAGAGAGACGAGTCGATCAAGCATTGGTTCTTGTGTCTGAAATGACCGGCAAAGGCATACCACCCAATGTTATAACATATAACACGCTACTTCAAGGCCTTTGCAGCTCCGGCCGATGGGAGGACACTGAGTGTTTGTTAACTGAGATGGGTGTTAGGAAGATCTCTTCAGATTTGCACACCTATAATATATTAGTCGATGCATACTGCAAAGAAGGGAGGACAACATATGCAGAAGATGTGATTGAAATTATGATCCAGAAAGGTGTGCCTCCTGATTCAATCACATACAATGCACTGATGGATGGTTATTGTTTAACAGGCAAAATGGACAGGGCACTAGAGGTGTTGAATTACATGAGGAGTAATGAGATATGGCCAGACTGTTATAGCTATACCATTCTGATAAATGGCTATTGTAAGAGGCAGGAACTAGACAAAGCCATCAGTCTCCTCAGACAAATGTCTGCTGAAGGTCTGAAACCTGTAGTTGAAACCTACAATACACTGATGCATGGTCTCTTTCAGATGGGCAGACATAATGAGGTGGACAACCTTTTCCATGAAATGCTAAAAGAAGGTAATAAACCAAATATTGTGACATGTCGAATTTTGTTGGATGGCCTTTGCAAGAACCGATACATGGATGAagcaatttccttctttcgAGTGAATGAATGTAAAGGTATAGTTCATGATATTCAAATACATAATATCCTAATTGATGGTCTCTGCAAGAACAGAAAACTTGACGAGGccagaaatatttttgataagctTGCTTCGAGTGGTCTGCAACCCAATGTCATGACACACAATATAATGATCAGAGGACTGTGTCAAGAAGGGTTATTTGAGGAAGCAAAGGAATTACTTTCTAAAATGGAAACAAGCATTTGTTTGCCTGATGATGTGACCTATAATAAGATCATCCGTGGAAGtcttttgaataaaagataTGAAGAAGCAGCGGCTCGTAAATTCTCAGAAGATGCATCCACCACATCCATGGTACTAGACCTATTATCTAAAGAACAGGACCCCTCCGTTCTTGCTTTCTGCAAATGGTTTTTGCAATAG
- the LOC108200955 gene encoding putative pentatricopeptide repeat-containing protein At1g12700, mitochondrial isoform X1 — MAAKRGALLTMTCFSLRPLSVSPCSLSSSLFRSHFLLFSTKPHPNSQFKAPFIPSPSTTHPKLKQLLYHKSKVGFDKLEDALLLFDKMLRLKSRLSVVHFTQLLTALVRMEKYSVAVSMFREFRVLSIPVDIVTFNTVIHSCCHLNTLDYAFSLLAGIIKSGWVPDVFTYNTLIKGLLSQDKPLEAGDLFKKLITFQEIQPNVVMYNTIIDGLCKTSNTSMALKLLRKMEEIGCNPDAVTYNSIIDSLCKERRVDQALVLVSEMTGKGIPPNVITYNTLLQGLCSSGRWEDTECLLTEMGVRKISSDLHTYNILVDAYCKEGRTTYAEDVIEIMIQKGVPPDSITYNALMDGYCLTGKMDRALEVLNYMRSNEIWPDCYSYTILINGYCKRQELDKAISLLRQMSAEGLKPVVETYNTLMHGLFQMGRHNEVDNLFHEMLKEGNKPNIVTCRILLDGLCKNRYMDEAISFFRVNECKGIVHDIQIHNILIDGLCKNRKLDEARNIFDKLASSGLQPNVMTHNIMIRGLCQEGLFEEAKELLSKMETSICLPDDVTYNKIIRGSLLNKRYEEAAARKFSEDASTTSMVLDLLSKEQDPSVLAFCKWFLQ, encoded by the coding sequence ATGGCGGCCAAGAGAGGAGCTCTTCTCACAATGACTTGTTTCAGCTTAAGGCCTCTCAGTGTAAGCCCCTGTTCTCTCTCATCCTCTCTTTTTCGTtctcattttcttcttttctctaCTAAACCTCACCCTAATTCACAATTTAAAGCCCCCTTTATTCCTTCTCCATCCACCACTCATCCCAAACTTAAACAATTACTCTATCATAAATCTAAAGTTGGTTTTGATAAACTCGAAGATGCTCTTCTTCTGTTCGATAAAATGCTCCGTCTGAAATCTAGGCTTTCTGTTGTGCATTTCACACAACTGTTAACCGCCCTCGTTCGAATGGAAAAGTACTCTGTTGCCGTCTCCATGTTTAGAGAATTCCGTGTTTTAAGCATTCCTGTTGATATTGTTACCTTTAATACCGTCATCCATTCCTGTTGTCACTTGAATACACTTGATTATGCCTTTTCGTTGCTTGCTGGAATCATCAAGAGTGGTTGGGTACCCGATGTCTTTACCTACAACACTCTCATCAAGGGCCTTCTATCTCAAGACAAGCCTTTGGAGGCTGGGGATTTGTTTAAGAAGCTTATCACATTTCAAGAAATTCAGCCCAATGTAGTTATGTATAACACCATCATTGATGGTCTCTGCAAAACTTCAAATACCTCCATGGCTCTCAAGTTATTAAGAAAGATGGAGGAGATAGGTTGTAACCCCGATGCGGTAACTTATAACTCCATTATTGATTCTTTGTGCAAAGAGAGACGAGTCGATCAAGCATTGGTTCTTGTGTCTGAAATGACCGGCAAAGGCATACCACCCAATGTTATAACATATAACACGCTACTTCAAGGCCTTTGCAGCTCCGGCCGATGGGAGGACACTGAGTGTTTGTTAACTGAGATGGGTGTTAGGAAGATCTCTTCAGATTTGCACACCTATAATATATTAGTCGATGCATACTGCAAAGAAGGGAGGACAACATATGCAGAAGATGTGATTGAAATTATGATCCAGAAAGGTGTGCCTCCTGATTCAATCACATACAATGCACTGATGGATGGTTATTGTTTAACAGGCAAAATGGACAGGGCACTAGAGGTGTTGAATTACATGAGGAGTAATGAGATATGGCCAGACTGTTATAGCTATACCATTCTGATAAATGGCTATTGTAAGAGGCAGGAACTAGACAAAGCCATCAGTCTCCTCAGACAAATGTCTGCTGAAGGTCTGAAACCTGTAGTTGAAACCTACAATACACTGATGCATGGTCTCTTTCAGATGGGCAGACATAATGAGGTGGACAACCTTTTCCATGAAATGCTAAAAGAAGGTAATAAACCAAATATTGTGACATGTCGAATTTTGTTGGATGGCCTTTGCAAGAACCGATACATGGATGAagcaatttccttctttcgAGTGAATGAATGTAAAGGTATAGTTCATGATATTCAAATACATAATATCCTAATTGATGGTCTCTGCAAGAACAGAAAACTTGACGAGGccagaaatatttttgataagctTGCTTCGAGTGGTCTGCAACCCAATGTCATGACACACAATATAATGATCAGAGGACTGTGTCAAGAAGGGTTATTTGAGGAAGCAAAGGAATTACTTTCTAAAATGGAAACAAGCATTTGTTTGCCTGATGATGTGACCTATAATAAGATCATCCGTGGAAGtcttttgaataaaagataTGAAGAAGCAGCGGCTCGTAAATTCTCAGAAGATGCATCCACCACATCCATGGTACTAGACCTATTATCTAAAGAACAGGACCCCTCCGTTCTTGCTTTCTGCAAATGGTTTTTGCAATAG
- the LOC108201015 gene encoding uncharacterized protein LOC108201015, whose product MANTTKHNEFSSEPLTLYLDNEDGDEYEEFIGSLIKKFPLSDVKRDFKSLDDVGFHEEFLDIDLKPKIEKCFESQLLGGKAPDTDMKRVRRTYKKDELTDKNGKADWLFQLRLKHDDRDLDILIKKNNLYLVGYKGKYKEKDGKVSAENWIVLDGKNHKKVAASVRLLTPDSLKKVTLGTSYTNLFGKYDPSFHESARESNLYENLIQRLDNFQGIAKREQGRNIKYAQEKLTELKLNIERYHSNPEENGDFKRVSTLLKMVPNEITREHVETELEGDDNKAARDFLNHLKKPQADHILAEKLIKKLQKIHDSPRKPFSQESLILWGKVFKKKVAILRSLTAGKMDTDGVKETENWREEHEALFKLKKMLKKNFDIVDGPPETNPTNDETREGFFSKKTKLKEQYHKAVNEEKQAKFYKELKEKYNVFNFMMQSVRADAEIKAVKDRLAEVKLNRLAFTEAVEYLTKSSFGENERETANHIIKLAIMICEAARFPHVKEHVSNNYLETTHKVTYCFFI is encoded by the exons ATGGCAAATACTACTAAGCACAATGAGTTTTCATCTGAACCGCTTACTCTATACCTTGATAACGAAGACGGAGATGAGTACGAAGAGTTCATCGGAAGCTTAATTAAGAAATTTCCGCTAAGTGATGTAAAGAGAGATTTTAAAAGCCTTGATGACGTGGGCTTTCATGAAGAGTTTCTTGATATAGACTTGAAACCGAAAATTGAAAAATGTTTCGAGTCACAGCTCCTTGGAGGTAAGGCCCCTGACACTGACATGAAGAGAGTTCGGCGAACATATAAGAAAGATGAGTTGACGGATAAGAATGGGAAAGCGGATTGGCTTTTCCAATTAAGGTTAAAGCATGACGATCGCGATTTGGACATTTTGATAAAGAAAAATAATCTCTACTTAGTCGGGTACAAGGGTAAATATAAGGAAAAAGATGGAAAGGTGAGTGCTGAAAACTGGATTGTTCTAGATGGGAAAAACCATAAGAAAGTTGCTGCGTCTGTCAGGCTCCTGACACCGG ACTCGCTAAAGAAGGTTACACTGGGTACATCATACACTAACTTGTTTGGCAAATATGATCCGTCATTTCATGAATCTGCGCGAGAGTCAAACCTTTATGAGAATTTGATACAGAGATTGGATAACTTTCAAGGAATAGCAAAGCGAGAACAAGGGAGAAACATAAAATACGCCCAAGAAAAATTGACggaattaaaattgaatatagaaaGGTATCATTCAAACCCGGAGGAAAATGGAGATTTCAAAAGAGTTAGCACGTTGTTAAAAATGGTGCCAAACGAAATTACCCGTGAGCATGTAGAAACAGAACTTGAGGGTGATGACAACAAAGCAGCGCGAGATTTTTTGAATCATTTAAAAAAGCCGCAAGCGGATCATATCCTTGCTGAAAAGCTAATTAAAAAGCTGCAGAAAATACATGACAGCCCGAG GAAACCCTTCTCCCAAGAATCGCTAATTTTGTGGGGAAAGGTGTTCAAGAAGAAAGTCGCCATCTTGCGTAGCTTGACTGCTGGAAAAATGGATACTGATGGGGTAAAggaaacagaaaactggagagAGGAACATGAAGCCCTGTTCAAGctgaagaaaatgctaaaaaaaaattttgatatagTTGATGGACCACCAGAAACGAACCCCACCAATGACGAAACACGGGAaggttttttttcaaaaaaaactaaACTGAAAGAACAATATCATAAAGCGGTGAACGAAGAGAAGCAGGCTAAGTTCTATAAAGAGCTTAAAGAAAAGTATAATGTCTTTAATTTCATGATGCAGAGTGTTAGAGCAGATGCTGAAATCAAAGCTGTGAAGGATCGTTTGGCAGAAGTGAAGTTGAACAGACTAGCCTTCACAGAAGCAGTCGAGTATCTCACCAAGTCCTCATTTGGTGAGAACGAGAGAGAAACCGCTAATCATATTATAAAGTTGGCCATAATGATATGTGAAGCTGCGAGATTTCCACATGTCAAAGAGCATGTTTCAAACAATTACCTCGAAACAACCCATAAGGTCACGTACTGCTTCTTTATCTGA